AGCCGGCGCGGCTGTGGGCCGCGGTGAGATTCGCCATATCCCATTTGGCCTCTCGACCATCACCTTCATGTACTTCAGGGGGTTATCGGTTGACACCAGGAGTGAGGAGTTCCATGCGCACGCTCAGCCGGGTTCGCCGTCGGGCTGCGATGATCGGGCTGGTCGTGGCGATGCTGCTGTCGGCAGGTTCCATAGCGCTCGCCGGGCCGATACCCGGGCCTCCCGTGCCAGCCCCGCTCGTGCCGGGCACCCCGTGCACCGTGACGGCCAGGGCCTGCGCGGACCTGATCGGGCTGCAGGCCTGGCTGTTCCAGGACGGCCGGATCCTGCGCGGCCCGGTCCCGATCAGCATCGGCGACGAGTTCGACCCCACACCACCCGGCCGATACGCCGTGGAATGGAAGGCCAAGGACTGGGTGAGCCGCGAATACGGCACGCCCATGCCCTACTCGGTGTTCTTCGCCCCCGGCGGCA
This sequence is a window from Pseudonocardia petroleophila. Protein-coding genes within it:
- a CDS encoding L,D-transpeptidase, translated to MRTLSRVRRRAAMIGLVVAMLLSAGSIALAGPIPGPPVPAPLVPGTPCTVTARACADLIGLQAWLFQDGRILRGPVPISIGDEFDPTPPGRYAVEWKAKDWVSREYGTPMPYSVFFAPGGIAFHEGSLQTSSAGCIRMERDNAAAFFDHLQVGDEVQVHSDAPAVG